The Phaseolus vulgaris cultivar G19833 chromosome 5, P. vulgaris v2.0, whole genome shotgun sequence genomic interval taaGCGAGTGAAGGCAAGAACAGATCGAAAGACCTCTTTGCATAAGCAGAttgaggcaagattaaaagtcctcaatGCATCcaagggggaggagatgtacaccctagGCAAACTGGggcaccagaaaaagtccttctcacctcggagtgagttcaggcaagatgaactgaaaagtcagaggtgttcgtgaccttaaacggcgggaagggaaggttgatggaaaacgcctttccccctttaagtgaaacatcaatattggcCCAATAAGACCAGATAAAGCTTCCACGCTTGCAGGCAGTGCGAAGGTAGATAAAATCCCTCTCGACTTAAAAAATTtcagatcattgttctaaaactcaaggaggtagagaaggatccgaaaggcgcctctacccccagatgagggcaCAATGATCAAGTTATGAAAGTAAGAAAGACTGCATCGCCAGAGCCCTACGGCGTGAAGGTTGAGATAGCGAGTGGGCTGTACGGCGATCAGttccaggcgatgacaggaGTAAGAGGTCACCTCgcttggcagatcaggtaaactgtattttaatactagtttgagttaaaacctgctgccttgTAAGTGGTTTATGCTAAggtttgttgccttaagttcacaagttgtgttaaatgtcatcgctaaagagttaatagttgctcaagtttactttgagttaacagtttgataaGTTGTTATAAGGTTAACAGTTTACTCAAGTTAAAAGCAGTGTATGAAGGGTTGAGCCCGAGTATTGCTAAGTTAATGCAGTTGAGTGAGTTTCACCGGTTACAGTAGTTGACCCCACAACAAATAGAGGCAAAAGCATGCAAGGTAAGAAGAAAGACGGTATTCAGgaaatgaaaattatataaaGCAACGTCAAAACAAGTCTATACACAAATGGCTATTACAAACAAAAAGATGAACGACAAGTTTCAAAGAAGAGGTGATGGGGAGAGGCTGTTAGTCTTCGGAGGGtacaatcttcccatccaccacttcgttgcagaTCGACACCATGGAATGGTCGAGCTCAGGGTATTGGCATGCTACTTGCTCCAGagcggcgtcgaacccggcgGAGAGGACTTGAGCAGCGCTCTGCTCGAGCTCATGAGTTTGCTTCTTCAGACCTTCTTTCTCCTCATGAGATCGAGCAAGTTCTTCAGCAGCTTTTTTGCTCTCGTCCCGAGtttgggccagctctgcagtgATCTTTTTGGTCTCCTCGCGAGCTTCGGCAAGCTCGGCGAGAACCTTGTCCCTTTCATTCTCAACCTTCCCCAGGAGGACCTCCCTATCTGTCGACCTTTTCTCAAGTTTTTCCACCAGGGAAGCTTCAGCTTTTCGTGCAGCCTCCATATCTGCAACCTTGACCCTGTATGGAACTAATTTGCTCTCTAGGTCAATCTTCTCTTGAAGCTGGGTgtgcagtttttggcgcagatcggaggcctccttgcgtgtGTTCCTTAGCTcagtgtaccgtcccgtatcagggcgttgactaagtcaaggtcaaagtcaacgactagaaagtcaaagtcaactcaaggtgtcgcccaggtgtagagacgccaagaggaagcgtcgccaagatagagacaaggcgtcgccaaggtaaggcgtcgccaaggtaaggcctcgccaaggtaaggcgtcgccaaggcaaggcgtcgcctgggtggaggcgtcgcccaaccagggcgtcgccagatcaaacagtgtaaaagcaaggtaaccgcggtgtggttccccgatacccatgggtaggaaagaccatggagggagcaacgTCGTGGGgaagcctcaggacccgatatctcgagaaagtgataaagagaaggaaaaggtggttTCAaagccatagtgatagtaccagtgaagggcagcctgactcgtgaagtacccctgccgccccagagaccccttcgggacagatacgacccaagaggaaggtcacgcccaggataaccgggtgcagggtgcgagaggaaggcagatacgctctcagagtaagtggctagatacttgggggcatgagatggcacccaaaaagccacccctagcgcagtagcactcccaggcaggaggacccacacgtagagacgtccccagatgggcagaaacgcccccagatggggtcatggcgtcgtgaggccctccacgtgtacgacagccatgccagaatggaaacaccctctagtcaggtgccaggtaattaaagatattcaattcagtttccctttcgggcattctggtactattagagctcccaagcgtttcaaacgtcttaaatgcgctacgtttcgtaattaagcgctttaaagagtgcgttacgttagagagtaaaagcgctttaaggcgctttaaatgctgggcagtttaaatagcgctgagaatgtcggaaaaagggttggaacctttggcaaacttacgagaaactctttggttgcttgcccgtgcgttaaggttacgtacaagtgactggagaatatttttgccaaaaggagacaacacacacacagatacacagttcttttaccaccttcagagtgccacacgcggtgctcagatacgtgggtggacagtttttggtgtttcttgctggctgacttgagcgtcggagtgcaaacggccgctagggcgcctctttgtcctcctttttgcaggaattcacaggcaatcagtgggaaggagtccttagctgacggttgaggtcgcgcacgaagacgtcccggtcaaccggacggaacatttggcgcccaccgtggggctcgatataaaacatcagtcccatcacaagttcgaggagAAGTTACCAAGCTACaataacgttgaaggaggttggagtgacaatggcccccaccagacgaagagcagcgcgcgcagccccagcagacctatccatgcagcaggtcctggaaataatgagggggctgcagcaggacatggcggattcgaagatgg includes:
- the LOC137833942 gene encoding uncharacterized protein, producing MAEDLPLLVSRAVKASLKKLQEENSALKESNLMIRAEAEKLTCNLLMTEMEHSSQRPDTGRYTELRNTRKEASDLRQKLHTQLQEKIDLESKLVPYRVKVADMEAARKAEASLVEKLEKRSTDREVLLGKVENERDKVLAELAEAREETKKITAELAQTRDESKKAAEELARSHEEKEGLKKQTHELEQSAAQVLSAGFDAALEQVACQYPELDHSMVSICNEVVDGKIVPSED